AGAAACCTGATGGGATCAACTTGCAAGAGAGGGTTGTCACTGTGAGTGGAGAACCAGAACAAAACCGAAAAGCTGTTGAACTTATCATCCAGAAGATACAAGAGGATCCACAGAGTGGCAGCTGTCTCAATATCAGTTATGCCAATGTTACAGGTCCAGTGGCCAATTCCAATCCAACCGGATCTCCTTATGCAAACACTGCTGAAGTGTTACCAACTGCTGCAGCAGCCGCAGGGCTCTTAGGACACGCTAACCTTGCTGGCGTGGCAGCCTTTCCAGCAGTTTTAtctggcttcacaggcaatgacCTGGTGGCCATCACCTCTGCACTTAATACATTAGCCAGCTATGGATATAATCTCAACACACTAGGTTTAGGTCTCAGTCAAGCAGCAGCAACAGGGGCTTTGGCTGCAGCAGCTGCCAGTGCcaacccagcagcagcagcagccaatcTGTTGGCCACCTATGCTAGTGAAGCCTCAGCCAGTGGCAGCACAGCTGGTGGTACAGCGGGGACATTTGCATTAGGTAGCctggctgctgctactgctgcaaCCAATGGATATTTCGGAGCTGCTTCTCCCCTAGCTGCCAGTGCCATTTTAGGAACAGAGAAATCCACAGATGGATCAAAGGATGTAGTTGAAATAGCAGTGCCAGAAAACTTAGTTGGTGCAATACTTGGCAAAGGAGGGAAAACATTAGTGGAATACCAGGAGTTGACTGGTGCAAGGATACAGATCTCCAAAAAAGGAGAATTCGTACCTGGCACAAGGAATCGGAAGGTAACCATTACTGGAACACCAGCTGCAACACAGGCTGCTCAGTATTTAATTACACAAAGGATCACATATGAGCAAGGAGTCCGGGCTGCCAATCCTCAGAAAGTGGGTTGAGTGCCCCAATTACACACCAGATTGTTTTAACCCCT
This DNA window, taken from Erinaceus europaeus chromosome 16, mEriEur2.1, whole genome shotgun sequence, encodes the following:
- the NOVA1 gene encoding RNA-binding protein Nova-1 isoform X3, translated to MHPMHRSREDGQYFLKVLIPSYAAGSIIGKGGQTIVQLQKETGATIKLSKSKDFYPGTTERVCLIQGTVEALNAVHGFIAEKIREMPQNVAKTEPVSILQPQTTVNPDRIKQTLPSSPTTTKSSPSDPMTTSRANQVKIIVPNSTAGLIIGKGGATVKAIMEQSGAWVQLSQKPDGINLQERVVTVSGEPEQNRKAVELIIQKIQEDPQSGSCLNISYANVTGPVANSNPTGSPYANTAEVLPTAAAAAGLLGHANLAGVAAFPAVLSGFTGNDLVAITSALNTLASYGYNLNTLGLGLSQAAATGALAAAAASANPAAAAANLLATYASEASASGSTAGGTAGTFALGSLAAATAATNGYFGAASPLAASAILGTEKSTDGSKDVVEIAVPENLVGAILGKGGKTLVEYQELTGARIQISKKGEFVPGTRNRKVTITGTPAATQAAQYLITQRITYEQGVRAANPQKVG
- the NOVA1 gene encoding RNA-binding protein Nova-1 isoform X5 — encoded protein: MPQNVAKTEPVSILQPQTTVNPDRIKQTLPSSPTTTKSSPSDPMTTSRANQVKIIVPNSTAGLIIGKGGATVKAIMEQSGAWVQLSQKPDGINLQERVVTVSGEPEQNRKAVELIIQKIQEDPQSGSCLNISYANVTGPVANSNPTGSPYANTAEVLPTAAAAAGLLGHANLAGVAAFPAVLSGFTGNDLVAITSALNTLASYGYNLNTLGLGLSQAAATGALAAAAASANPAAAAANLLATYASEASASGSTAGGTAGTFALGSLAAATAATNGYFGAASPLAASAILGTEKSTDGSKDVVEIAVPENLVGAILGKGGKTLVEYQELTGARIQISKKGEFVPGTRNRKVTITGTPAATQAAQYLITQRITYEQGVRAANPQKVG
- the NOVA1 gene encoding RNA-binding protein Nova-1 isoform X1 — protein: MMAAAPIQQNGTHTGVPIDLDPPDSRKRPLEAPPEAGSTKRTNTGEDGQYFLKVLIPSYAAGSIIGKGGQTIVQLQKETGATIKLSKSKDFYPGTTERVCLIQGTVEALNAVHGFIAEKIREMPQNVAKTEPVSILQPQTTVNPDRIKQTLPSSPTTTKSSPSDPMTTSRANQVKIIVPNSTAGLIIGKGGATVKAIMEQSGAWVQLSQKPDGINLQERVVTVSGEPEQNRKAVELIIQKIQEDPQSGSCLNISYANVTGPVANSNPTGSPYANTAEVLPTAAAAAGLLGHANLAGVAAFPAVLSGFTGNDLVAITSALNTLASYGYNLNTLGLGLSQAAATGALAAAAASANPAAAAANLLATYASEASASGSTAGGTAGTFALGSLAAATAATNGYFGAASPLAASAILGTEKSTDGSKDVVEIAVPENLVGAILGKGGKTLVEYQELTGARIQISKKGEFVPGTRNRKVTITGTPAATQAAQYLITQRITYEQGVRAANPQKVG
- the NOVA1 gene encoding RNA-binding protein Nova-1 isoform X2, which gives rise to MMAAAPIQQNGTHTGVPIDLDPPDSRKRPLEAPPEAGSTKRTNTGEDGQYFLKVLIPSYAAGSIIGKGGQTIVQLQKETGATIKLSKSKDFYPGTTERVCLIQGTVEALNAVHGFIAEKIREMPQNVAKTEPVSILQPQTTVNPDRIKQVKIIVPNSTAGLIIGKGGATVKAIMEQSGAWVQLSQKPDGINLQERVVTVSGEPEQNRKAVELIIQKIQEDPQSGSCLNISYANVTGPVANSNPTGSPYANTAEVLPTAAAAAGLLGHANLAGVAAFPAVLSGFTGNDLVAITSALNTLASYGYNLNTLGLGLSQAAATGALAAAAASANPAAAAANLLATYASEASASGSTAGGTAGTFALGSLAAATAATNGYFGAASPLAASAILGTEKSTDGSKDVVEIAVPENLVGAILGKGGKTLVEYQELTGARIQISKKGEFVPGTRNRKVTITGTPAATQAAQYLITQRITYEQGVRAANPQKVG
- the NOVA1 gene encoding RNA-binding protein Nova-1 isoform X4; translation: MHPMHRSREDGQYFLKVLIPSYAAGSIIGKGGQTIVQLQKETGATIKLSKSKDFYPGTTERVCLIQGTVEALNAVHGFIAEKIREMPQNVAKTEPVSILQPQTTVNPDRIKQVKIIVPNSTAGLIIGKGGATVKAIMEQSGAWVQLSQKPDGINLQERVVTVSGEPEQNRKAVELIIQKIQEDPQSGSCLNISYANVTGPVANSNPTGSPYANTAEVLPTAAAAAGLLGHANLAGVAAFPAVLSGFTGNDLVAITSALNTLASYGYNLNTLGLGLSQAAATGALAAAAASANPAAAAANLLATYASEASASGSTAGGTAGTFALGSLAAATAATNGYFGAASPLAASAILGTEKSTDGSKDVVEIAVPENLVGAILGKGGKTLVEYQELTGARIQISKKGEFVPGTRNRKVTITGTPAATQAAQYLITQRITYEQGVRAANPQKVG